A section of the Triticum dicoccoides isolate Atlit2015 ecotype Zavitan chromosome 7A, WEW_v2.0, whole genome shotgun sequence genome encodes:
- the LOC119331700 gene encoding uncharacterized protein LOC119331700, with protein MTGQGYDGASNMKGEIKGLKTLIMKESPSAYYIHCFAHQLQLVLIAVAKGNEPCKWFFDHVSYLLNIVGVSYKRHDMLRDVRAQKVLEALEMGEIESGSGLNQEMGLARPGDTRWGSHFRTILHIITMYPTILEVLDTIGKDPSQSGEWTRIRAVAFAWESYDFVFNLHVMLIILGHTNELSQSLQKRDQDIVNAMALVSLAKNKMRHMRSHGWEEFLAKVTLFCNKHGIEVPTPEDNYVPHGRSPRYYEVQTNDDRYRREVYLGILDQIIQELDNRFDEVNMELLICMSALNSANSFASYDALKVMKLAEFYPQDISSMDLVRLEFQLDTFINDMRQDDRFRSVRNIGELSVMLVGTNKHVLYDLVYMLIKLVLILPVATASVERVFSAMNLVKNKLRNSMSDDLMKNCLVTFIERDVFLKVSEEDIVEDFMAKERRRVT; from the coding sequence ATGACGGGGCAAGGATATGACGGGGCTAGCAACATGAAAGGGGAGATTAAAGGGTTGAAAACATTGATCATGAAAGAGTCGCCTTCTGCTTATTACATTCATTGCTTTGCACATCAACTTCAATTGGTTCTTATTGCCGTGGCAAAGGGAAATGAACCATGTAAATGGTTTTTTGATCATGTTTCTTACTTGCTGAATATTGTTGGAGTTTCTTACAAGCGTCATGACATGCTTCGAGATGTTAGAGCTCAAAAGGTTTTGGAAGCACTTGAAATGGGTGAAATTGAAAGTGGAAGTGGGTTAAATCAAGAGATGGGATTAGCTAGACCCGGTGATACTCGGTGGGGTTCTCATTTTCGAACCATTCTGCACATTATTACCATGTACCCCACAATACTAGAAGTACTTGATACTATTGGAAAAGATCCTTCACAAAGTGGTGAGTGGACAAGAATACGTGCAGTGGCTTTTGCCTGGGAGTCATATGActttgttttcaatcttcatgtgatgcttattattcttggccACACTAATGAGTTGTCTCAGTCATTGCAAAAGAGAGATCAAGATATTGTTAATGCAATGGCACTTGTTAGTTTGGCAAAGAATAAAATGCGACATATGAGGTCTCATGGCTGGGAAGAATTTCTTGCAAAGGTGACATTGTTTTGCAACAAACATGGCATTGAAGTTCCTACACCGGAGGATAATTATGTGCCTCATGGAAGATCACCTCGGTATTATGAAGTGCAAACAAATGATGATCGTTATAGAAGAGAAGTATATCTTGGTATCCTTGATCAAATCATTCAAGAGCTTGACAATAGGTTTGATGAGGTTAATATGGAGTTGCTTATTTGCATGTCTGCTTTGAACTCCGCCAATTCATTTGCTTCTTATGATGCACTCAAGGTAATGAAACTTGCTGAATTCTACCCCCAGGACATATCAAGCATGGATTTGGTAAGGCTTGAATTCCAACTTGATACTTTTATTAATGATATGAGACAAGATGATAGGTTCAGATCTGTGCGTAATATTGGTGAACTCTCTGTTATGCTTGTTGGTACAAACAAACATGTTCTCTATGATTTGgtctacatgcttatcaaattggtATTGATCTTACCGGTGGCCACAGCGAGTGTTGAAAGAGTATTTTCGGCAATGAATCTAGTGAAAAATAAGTTGAGAAATAGTATGAGTGATGATCTCATGAAGAATTGTTTAGTAACATTCATTGAGCGAGATGTGTTCTTGAAAGTAAGCGAGGAAGACATAGTTGAAGATTTCATGGCAAAGGAACGTCGTAGAGTTACTTAG
- the LOC119332490 gene encoding DIBOA-glucoside dioxygenase BX6-like codes for MASDRLAALKAFDETKAGVKGLVDAGVKAVPDIFRHPPDPLPQCTKVAAIPVVDLSGPRSEVVAAVREAARTAGFFQLVNHGVPEAAMSGMLAAVRRFNEEPAEAKAPYYTRDAARRVRYNCNADLFRTLVGKWRDTIYMDDVDRLAAGEEEEVLPPACRGVAPKYTAQIRMLGRALFELLSEALGVRRGYLEEEAGCLETLSVAGHYYPACPEPHLTLGAVRHKDPGFLTVLLQDGVGGLQVLTDVEDGEGNVSAAWADVPAVPGALVVNVGDFLQLVSNDRFRSVAHRVVANSVGPRMSVACFFRAKGATVCAPVVADGGGPPRYRTVTAEELLRSSGKQNGLRDVRL; via the coding sequence atGGCCTCCGACCGCCTCGCCGCCCTCAAGGCCTTCGACGAGACCAAGGCCGGCGTGAAGGGCCTCGTGGACGCCGGCGTCAAGGCCGTCCCGGACATCTTCCGCCACCCTCCCGACCCGCTCCCCCAGTGCACCAAGGTCGCCGCCATCCCGGTCGTCGACCTCTCGGGTCCCCGCTCGGAGGTGGTCGCCGCGGTGAGGGAGGCGGCGCGGACGGCGGGCTTCTTCCAGCTGGTGAACCACGGCGTGCCGGAGGCGGCCATGTCGGGGATGCTGGCGGCGGTGCGGCGGTTCAACGAGGAGCCCGCGGAGGCCAAGGCGCCCTACTACACGCGGGACGCCGCGCGGCGCGTGCGCTACAACTGCAACGCCGACCTCTTCCGGACCCTGGTGGGCAAGTGGCGCGACACCATCTACATGGACGACGTGGACCGGCTGGCggcgggcgaggaggaggaggtcctCCCGCCGGCGTGCCGGGGCGTCGCGCCCAAGTACACGGCGCAGATACGGATGCTGGGGCGCGCGCTCTTCGAGCTGCTGTCGGAGGCCCTGGGCGTGCGGCGCGGGTAcctggaggaggaggccggctgcCTGGAGACGCTCAGCGTCGCCGGCCACTACTACCCGGCGTGCCCGGAGCCGCACCTGACGCTGGGCGCCGTCAGGCACAAGGACCCCGGCTTCCTCACCGTGCTGCTCCAGGACGGGGTCGGCGGCCTCCAGGTGCTCACGGACGTCGAGGACGGCGAAGGGAACGTGTCCGCCGCGTGGGCCGACGTGCCGGCGGTGCCGGGGGCGCTGGTGGTGAACGTCGGCGACTTCCTGCAGCTGGTGTCCAACGACAGGTTCAGGAGCGTCGCGCACCGCGTGGTGGCCAACAGCGTGGGGCCCCGGATGTCGGTGGCGTGCTTCTTCAGGGCCAAGGGAGCGACCGTGTGCGCCCCGGTGGTGGCGGACGGGGGTGGCCCGCCGCGCTACAGGACCGTCACGGCGGAGGAGCTGCTCCGCTCGTCCGGGAAGCAGAACGGGCTCCGCGACGTGAGGCTCTAG